Proteins co-encoded in one Oreochromis aureus strain Israel breed Guangdong linkage group 3, ZZ_aureus, whole genome shotgun sequence genomic window:
- the LOC116316723 gene encoding ubiquitin carboxyl-terminal hydrolase 2-like isoform X1, with amino-acid sequence MDVRILVCFYHLNLSSKTILCLLRGHDLLIHALLEKTFVNTELFTTSLSKLLSLVFIFQVNGIEEFFRPTCLNGEHQMYCDRCGHKVDATITDVIKHHPDVLILLLKRFEFNYIYMSYFKISCFVEIPYSLQIPENEVYELYAVVDHFGGLRGGHYSATIKTQDEDRWYKFDDAQVTPLDYQPFQEKSQSAYLLFYRKAKSKSHNCYHRHLFLYIFLLLLFYYSCCSR; translated from the exons ATGGATGTTAgaattttggtttgtttttaccatttaaatCTCTCTTCAAAGACAATATTATGTCTTTTAAGAGGTCATGATTTATTAATTCATGCCCTTCTTGAGAAAACCTTTGTGAACACTGAGCTCTTCACCACATCTTTATCAAAGCTGCTTTcattagttttcatttttcaggtGAACGGCATCGAGGAGTTTTTCAGACCTACATGTCTAAATGGAGAACACCAGATGTACTGTGACCGCTGCGGTCACAAAGTTGATGCTACTATT ACAGATGTAATAAAACATCATCCAGATGTTTTGATTCTGCTGCTGAAGAGGTTTGAGTTCAACTACATTTACATGTCCTACTTCAAAATCAGCTGTTTTGTGGAGATTCCCTACAGCCTGCAAATACCAGAG AATGAGGTGTATGAACTGTATGCAGTAGTGGATCATTTTGGCGGTCTGAGAGGTGGACATTACAGCGCAACAATTAAAACCCAGGATGAAGACAGATGGTATAAGTTTGATGATGCCCAGGTCACACCG cttgATTACCAGCCATTCCAGGAGAA ATCCCAGAGTGCATAtcttttattttacagaaaGGCAAAAAGCAAGAGTCATAATTGTTACCACAGGCATTtgtttctttatatatttttattattgttattttattattcatgCTGTAGTAGATAG
- the LOC116316723 gene encoding ubiquitin carboxyl-terminal hydrolase 2-like isoform X2, giving the protein MTSPEASQIFHGLLANQITCSKGHKETDKDAPFWHLPLSLVNFYNQDYSVVNGIEEFFRPTCLNGEHQMYCDRCGHKVDATITDVIKHHPDVLILLLKRFEFNYIYMSYFKISCFVEIPYSLQIPENEVYELYAVVDHFGGLRGGHYSATIKTQDEDRWYKFDDAQVTPLDYQPFQEKSQSAYLLFYRKAKSKSHNCYHRHLFLYIFLLLLFYYSCCSR; this is encoded by the exons ATGACCAGTCCCGAGGCATCACAG ATCTTCCACGGTCTGTTAGCAAACCAAATCACCTGCTCTAAAGGTCATAAAGAGACTGACAAGGATGCACCATTTTGGCATCTTCCTCTGTCATTGGTGAATTTTTACAATCAAGACTACAGTGTA gtGAACGGCATCGAGGAGTTTTTCAGACCTACATGTCTAAATGGAGAACACCAGATGTACTGTGACCGCTGCGGTCACAAAGTTGATGCTACTATT ACAGATGTAATAAAACATCATCCAGATGTTTTGATTCTGCTGCTGAAGAGGTTTGAGTTCAACTACATTTACATGTCCTACTTCAAAATCAGCTGTTTTGTGGAGATTCCCTACAGCCTGCAAATACCAGAG AATGAGGTGTATGAACTGTATGCAGTAGTGGATCATTTTGGCGGTCTGAGAGGTGGACATTACAGCGCAACAATTAAAACCCAGGATGAAGACAGATGGTATAAGTTTGATGATGCCCAGGTCACACCG cttgATTACCAGCCATTCCAGGAGAA ATCCCAGAGTGCATAtcttttattttacagaaaGGCAAAAAGCAAGAGTCATAATTGTTACCACAGGCATTtgtttctttatatatttttattattgttattttattattcatgCTGTAGTAGATAG